From a region of the Zingiber officinale cultivar Zhangliang chromosome 10B, Zo_v1.1, whole genome shotgun sequence genome:
- the LOC122028815 gene encoding probable lipid-A-disaccharide synthase, mitochondrial isoform X1, with product MLLRVSWDLAKAGLGSRNLTLWNMASKLGLLSLKLSTTAVSSNKVVDAAAQEGEFRVFIVAGEVSGDSIASRLMVSLKKLSPLPVRFAGVGGFLMSKEGLQTLFPMEEISVMGLWELLPHLNTFRKKLKETTEAALLFRPHVVITVDSKGFSFRLLKQLKAKYLLEDTCPVHVHYVAPSFWAWKGGEARLQNLCKFVDHMLCIIPFEEEICRLNGLAATYVGHPLLEDALMLNLESGFMSNNLKVHKSGDVFRREHGIPPGATIITLLPGSRLQEVKRILPIFLRTIEIIRNSFSELSVIILVAPNNHVKDLVDKIIQSSSLPAILVPGASLDQKYEAFSASTAALCASGSAVIELQLARLPCIVAYQTHILTELVIHYRTKLKYISLPNILMNTSIIPEVLFRNCTPGNLATILSELILDKNIQEQQTSSAEKFLGLLCPPSKNVNMLRGNLSSGIIWCPSMIAASTILSIQKQKRD from the exons ATGTTACTACGAGTCAGTTGGGACCTGGCTAAAGCTGGCCTTGGTAGCAGAAATCTCACCCTGTGGAATATGGCTTCCAAGCTTGGACTCTTGTCACTGAAGCTCTCCACTACTGCTGTCAGCAGCAACAAAGTTGTAGATGCAGCTGCTCAAGAAGGTGAATTTAGGGTGTTCATAGTGGCTGGAGAGGTCTCTGGAGATTCTATTGCTTCTCGCCTAATGGTATCCCTCAAGAAGCTGTCTCCATTACCAGTCCGATTTGCTGGAGTTGGGGG GTTCTTGATGTCTAAGGAAGGTTTACAAACCCTGTTTCCTATGGAAGAAATTTCAGTAATGGGCTTATGGGAATTGTTACCACATCTAAATACATTTAGG AAGAAGTTGAAAGAAACCACAGAAGCTGCTCTTCTTTTTCGACCACATGTTGTAATTACTGTTGACTCAAAGGGATTTTCTTTCCGCTTACTAAAGCAGCTGAAAG CAAAATATTTGCTGGAAGACACATGTCCTGTTCATGTTCACTATGTTGCACCATCCTTTTGGGCATGGAAAGGTGGTGAAGCTAGGCTTCAAAATTTATGTAAATTTGTGGACCATATGTTGTGCATTATTCCCTTTGAAGAAGAAATTTGCAGGTTGAATGGATTAGCTGCTACGTATGTTGGTCATCCATTGTTGGAAGATGCTCTAATGCTTAACTTG GAATCTGGTTTCATGTCAAATAATTTGAAGGTGCATAAGTCTGGTGATGTTTTTCGTCGTGAACATGGGATACCTCCTG GAGCAACAATTATTACTTTACTTCCTGGAAGCCGACTCCAAGAAGTTAAACGTATTCTTCCAATATTCTTGAGAACAATAGAAATAATAAGAAACTCATTCTCAGAGTTATCAGTTATCATTCTTGTTGCACCAAATAATCATGTGAAGGACTTGGTGGACAAGATAATCCAGTCATCATCATTGCCAGCCATACTTGTCCCTGGTGCATCATTAGACCAGAAATATGAGGCATTCAGT GCAAGTACGGCTGCTTTATGTGCTTCAGGATCAGCTGTTATTGAGTTGCAACTAGCAAGGCTACCTTGTATTGTTGCATACCAAACTCATATTTTGACAGAGTTGGTAATTCATTATAGAACAAAGTTGAAGTATATATCACTTCCAAACATTCTTATGAATACATCCATTATTCCAGAGGTCCTTTTCCGAAATTGTACACCTGGGAATCTAGCCACTATCTTAAG TGAATTGATTCTTGATAAGAATATCCAAGAACAACAAACTTCAAGTGCTGAAAAGTTCCTAGGGCTTCTCTGTCCTCCCAGTAAAAATGTGAACATGTTGCGTGGAAATTTGTCATCTGGAATCATTTGGTGCCCTAGCATGATTGCAGCCTCAACCATATTATCCATTCAGAAACAAAAGCGAGACTAG
- the LOC122028815 gene encoding probable lipid-A-disaccharide synthase, mitochondrial isoform X2 yields MLLRVSWDLAKAGLGSRNLTLWNMASKLGLLSLKLSTTAVSSNKVVDAAAQEGEFRVFIVAGEVSGDSIASRLMVSLKKLSPLPVRFAGVGGFLMSKEGLQTLFPMEEISVMGLWELLPHLNTFRKLKETTEAALLFRPHVVITVDSKGFSFRLLKQLKAKYLLEDTCPVHVHYVAPSFWAWKGGEARLQNLCKFVDHMLCIIPFEEEICRLNGLAATYVGHPLLEDALMLNLESGFMSNNLKVHKSGDVFRREHGIPPGATIITLLPGSRLQEVKRILPIFLRTIEIIRNSFSELSVIILVAPNNHVKDLVDKIIQSSSLPAILVPGASLDQKYEAFSASTAALCASGSAVIELQLARLPCIVAYQTHILTELVIHYRTKLKYISLPNILMNTSIIPEVLFRNCTPGNLATILSELILDKNIQEQQTSSAEKFLGLLCPPSKNVNMLRGNLSSGIIWCPSMIAASTILSIQKQKRD; encoded by the exons ATGTTACTACGAGTCAGTTGGGACCTGGCTAAAGCTGGCCTTGGTAGCAGAAATCTCACCCTGTGGAATATGGCTTCCAAGCTTGGACTCTTGTCACTGAAGCTCTCCACTACTGCTGTCAGCAGCAACAAAGTTGTAGATGCAGCTGCTCAAGAAGGTGAATTTAGGGTGTTCATAGTGGCTGGAGAGGTCTCTGGAGATTCTATTGCTTCTCGCCTAATGGTATCCCTCAAGAAGCTGTCTCCATTACCAGTCCGATTTGCTGGAGTTGGGGG GTTCTTGATGTCTAAGGAAGGTTTACAAACCCTGTTTCCTATGGAAGAAATTTCAGTAATGGGCTTATGGGAATTGTTACCACATCTAAATACATTTAGG AAGTTGAAAGAAACCACAGAAGCTGCTCTTCTTTTTCGACCACATGTTGTAATTACTGTTGACTCAAAGGGATTTTCTTTCCGCTTACTAAAGCAGCTGAAAG CAAAATATTTGCTGGAAGACACATGTCCTGTTCATGTTCACTATGTTGCACCATCCTTTTGGGCATGGAAAGGTGGTGAAGCTAGGCTTCAAAATTTATGTAAATTTGTGGACCATATGTTGTGCATTATTCCCTTTGAAGAAGAAATTTGCAGGTTGAATGGATTAGCTGCTACGTATGTTGGTCATCCATTGTTGGAAGATGCTCTAATGCTTAACTTG GAATCTGGTTTCATGTCAAATAATTTGAAGGTGCATAAGTCTGGTGATGTTTTTCGTCGTGAACATGGGATACCTCCTG GAGCAACAATTATTACTTTACTTCCTGGAAGCCGACTCCAAGAAGTTAAACGTATTCTTCCAATATTCTTGAGAACAATAGAAATAATAAGAAACTCATTCTCAGAGTTATCAGTTATCATTCTTGTTGCACCAAATAATCATGTGAAGGACTTGGTGGACAAGATAATCCAGTCATCATCATTGCCAGCCATACTTGTCCCTGGTGCATCATTAGACCAGAAATATGAGGCATTCAGT GCAAGTACGGCTGCTTTATGTGCTTCAGGATCAGCTGTTATTGAGTTGCAACTAGCAAGGCTACCTTGTATTGTTGCATACCAAACTCATATTTTGACAGAGTTGGTAATTCATTATAGAACAAAGTTGAAGTATATATCACTTCCAAACATTCTTATGAATACATCCATTATTCCAGAGGTCCTTTTCCGAAATTGTACACCTGGGAATCTAGCCACTATCTTAAG TGAATTGATTCTTGATAAGAATATCCAAGAACAACAAACTTCAAGTGCTGAAAAGTTCCTAGGGCTTCTCTGTCCTCCCAGTAAAAATGTGAACATGTTGCGTGGAAATTTGTCATCTGGAATCATTTGGTGCCCTAGCATGATTGCAGCCTCAACCATATTATCCATTCAGAAACAAAAGCGAGACTAG
- the LOC122028572 gene encoding pentatricopeptide repeat-containing protein At3g05340-like, whose amino-acid sequence MRGMRYGGALPLPLNYRHANACLSSLVSLCGRERNYRLGTSFHAAILKILDPFALHARSHAIHVWNALVSMYSKCGQMVAASKVFDEMRLKDSVSWNSVISGCLIGNDWERGIGYFKRMHQSGISLPDHATYSTVLSVYVEMELFLGITMIHACTIVSGYLVVVPVGNALVTAYFRSGSPSCARKVFDGMRCRNVVTWTAMVSGLAQNLLPEDSLAMFHNMRFVEEANSLTYTSVLLACSGLRALPVGRQIHGLILKTGFHMDLHVQSALMDVYSKCGMMEEALELFQACKKTDEVCVTLILVGLSHNGFEEKAFKLFAEIVRSGKEIDENMFSAVLGAFGPSAHLSLGKQIHSMVIKKSLGSNIFVSNGLINMYAKCGELWDSSKIFTRMEVKNSVSWNSIIAAFACHGYGGETLKLYEHMKAEGMEPTDVTFLSLLHACSHIGSIEKGIEYLKSMHLHRGIVPRMEHYACVVDMLGRAGLLNNAKNFIKDLCAVAGPNAQVWQALLGASSIHVDLEIGRYAAKRLLEISPECPAGYVLLANICSSKGRLVERARILKQMKKKGVKKDTGASWIEVEKEVHVFVVEDRVHPQGKVIYEVLNNLVAVVRDQEHEAHKRSLLYDLEITTMK is encoded by the coding sequence ATGAGAGGCATGAGATACGGAGGagcccttcctcttcctctcaactaTCGCCATGCCAATGCGTGTCTCAGTTCTCTCGTCTCCCTCTGCGGCAGAGAGAGGAACTATCGTCTCGGGACATCGTTTCATGCTGCTATTCTCAAAATTCTCGACCCTTTCGCCCTCCACGCTCGTAGCCACGCTATCCACGTCTGGAATGCGCTCGTCTCCATGTACTCCAAATGCGGCCAAATGGTCGCCGCGTCCAAGGTGTTCGATGAAATGAGGCTTAAAGACTCCGTCTCGTGGAATTCCGTCATTTCAGGTTGCTTGATCGGGAATGACTGGGAAAGAGGGATTGGCTACTTCAAGCGAATGCATCAGTCGGGGATCAGCCTTCCCGATCATGCTACCTATTCCACAGTTTTGTCAGTCTATGTCGAAATGGAGCTCTTCCTGGGGATCACCATGATCCATGCTTGCACAATTGTTAGCGGATATCTAGTAGTGGTTCCAGTAGGCAATGCCCTCGTGACAGCTTACTTTAGGTCCGGGTCTCCGAGTTGTGCCCGAAAGGTGTTCGACGGAATGCGGTGCAGAAATGTGGTTACTTGGACCGCCATGGTTTCTGGGCTCGCTCAAAACCTTCTGCCCGAGGATAGCTTAGCTATGTTTCACAACATGCGATTTGTGGAGGAAGCAAACTCTCTTACCTACACAAGTGTCCTCCTCGCTTGTTCTGGATTGCGTGCTCTCCCCGTAGGACGACAGATTCATGGTCTCATTCTAAAGACTGGGTTTCATATGGACCTCCATGTTCAAAGTGCTCTAATGGATGTGTACTCAAAATGTGGCATGATGGAAGAAGCACTTGAACTCTTTCAGGCCTGTAAAAAGACTGATGAGGTATGTGTTACACTGATTTTAGTGGGTTTGTCACATAATGGATTCGAGGAAAAGGCATTCAAACTGTTTGCTGAGATTGTCAGATCAGGGAAAGAAATTGACGAAAACATGTTCTCTGCTGTTTTGGGTGCATTTGGTCCCTCGGCACACCTCTCTCTAGGCAAGCAAATACACTCAATGGTCATTAAGAAGTCACTGGGATCAAATATTTTTGTTTCTAATGGGCTGATCAACATGTATGCTAAATGTGGTGAACTGTGGGATTCATCCAAAATTTTTACACGGATGGAGGTTAAGAACTCGGTGTCGTGGAACTCGATCATAGCAGCCTTTGCCTGTCATGGATACGGTGGGGAAACACTCAAGCTATATGAGCATATGAAAGCCGAAGGCATGGAACCAACAGATGTCACCTTCTTGTCTTTGCTTCATGCTTGTAGCCATATAGGTTCTATCGAGAAAGGCATTGAGTATTTAAAATCAATGCACTTGCATCGCGGGATCGTACCGAGGATGGAGCATTATGCTTGTGTCGTGGACATGTTGGGTCGAGCAGGGCTTTTGAACAATGCAAAGAACTTCATTAAAGATCTTTGTGCAGTTGCCGGCCCTAATGCTCAAGTTTGGCAGGCATTGCTTGGTGCTTCTAGCAttcatgttgatttggagataggAAGATATGCTGCAAAACGTTTGCTTGAAATTTCACCAGAATGCCCTGCAGGTTATGTTTTGTTGGCAAACATATGTTCATCGAAGGGAAGATTGGTCGAGAGAGCTAGAATCCTCAAGCagatgaagaagaaaggagtgaagaAGGATACAGGAGCAAGTTGGATTGAAGTGGAGAAGGAGGTGCATGTTTTCGTCGTCGAAGATAGGGTTCATCCTCAAGGCAAGGTGATTTATGAAGTATTGAACAACTTGGTTGCTGTTGTTAGGGACCAGGAGCATGAGGCGCACAAAAGGTCTTTGTTGTATGATTTGGAAATAACTACCATGAAATGA
- the LOC122028815 gene encoding probable lipid-A-disaccharide synthase, mitochondrial isoform X3 has protein sequence MFLMSKEGLQTLFPMEEISVMGLWELLPHLNTFRKKLKETTEAALLFRPHVVITVDSKGFSFRLLKQLKAKYLLEDTCPVHVHYVAPSFWAWKGGEARLQNLCKFVDHMLCIIPFEEEICRLNGLAATYVGHPLLEDALMLNLESGFMSNNLKVHKSGDVFRREHGIPPGATIITLLPGSRLQEVKRILPIFLRTIEIIRNSFSELSVIILVAPNNHVKDLVDKIIQSSSLPAILVPGASLDQKYEAFSASTAALCASGSAVIELQLARLPCIVAYQTHILTELVIHYRTKLKYISLPNILMNTSIIPEVLFRNCTPGNLATILSELILDKNIQEQQTSSAEKFLGLLCPPSKNVNMLRGNLSSGIIWCPSMIAASTILSIQKQKRD, from the exons AT GTTCTTGATGTCTAAGGAAGGTTTACAAACCCTGTTTCCTATGGAAGAAATTTCAGTAATGGGCTTATGGGAATTGTTACCACATCTAAATACATTTAGG AAGAAGTTGAAAGAAACCACAGAAGCTGCTCTTCTTTTTCGACCACATGTTGTAATTACTGTTGACTCAAAGGGATTTTCTTTCCGCTTACTAAAGCAGCTGAAAG CAAAATATTTGCTGGAAGACACATGTCCTGTTCATGTTCACTATGTTGCACCATCCTTTTGGGCATGGAAAGGTGGTGAAGCTAGGCTTCAAAATTTATGTAAATTTGTGGACCATATGTTGTGCATTATTCCCTTTGAAGAAGAAATTTGCAGGTTGAATGGATTAGCTGCTACGTATGTTGGTCATCCATTGTTGGAAGATGCTCTAATGCTTAACTTG GAATCTGGTTTCATGTCAAATAATTTGAAGGTGCATAAGTCTGGTGATGTTTTTCGTCGTGAACATGGGATACCTCCTG GAGCAACAATTATTACTTTACTTCCTGGAAGCCGACTCCAAGAAGTTAAACGTATTCTTCCAATATTCTTGAGAACAATAGAAATAATAAGAAACTCATTCTCAGAGTTATCAGTTATCATTCTTGTTGCACCAAATAATCATGTGAAGGACTTGGTGGACAAGATAATCCAGTCATCATCATTGCCAGCCATACTTGTCCCTGGTGCATCATTAGACCAGAAATATGAGGCATTCAGT GCAAGTACGGCTGCTTTATGTGCTTCAGGATCAGCTGTTATTGAGTTGCAACTAGCAAGGCTACCTTGTATTGTTGCATACCAAACTCATATTTTGACAGAGTTGGTAATTCATTATAGAACAAAGTTGAAGTATATATCACTTCCAAACATTCTTATGAATACATCCATTATTCCAGAGGTCCTTTTCCGAAATTGTACACCTGGGAATCTAGCCACTATCTTAAG TGAATTGATTCTTGATAAGAATATCCAAGAACAACAAACTTCAAGTGCTGAAAAGTTCCTAGGGCTTCTCTGTCCTCCCAGTAAAAATGTGAACATGTTGCGTGGAAATTTGTCATCTGGAATCATTTGGTGCCCTAGCATGATTGCAGCCTCAACCATATTATCCATTCAGAAACAAAAGCGAGACTAG
- the LOC122028815 gene encoding probable lipid-A-disaccharide synthase, mitochondrial isoform X4 — protein MLLRVSWDLAKAGLGSRNLTLWNMASKLGLLSLKLSTTAVSSNKVVDAAAQEGEFRVFIVAGEVSGDSIASRLMVSLKKLSPLPVRFAGVGGFLMSKEGLQTLFPMEEISVMGLWELLPHLNTFRKKLKETTEAALLFRPHVVITVDSKGFSFRLLKQLKAKYLLEDTCPVHVHYVAPSFWAWKGGEARLQNLCKFVDHMLCIIPFEEEICRLNGLAATYVGHPLLEDALMLNLESGFMSNNLKVHKSGDVFRREHGIPPGATIITLLPGSRLQEVKRILPIFLRTIEIIRNSFSELSVIILVAPNNHVKDLVDKIIQSSSLPAILVPGASLDQKYEAFS, from the exons ATGTTACTACGAGTCAGTTGGGACCTGGCTAAAGCTGGCCTTGGTAGCAGAAATCTCACCCTGTGGAATATGGCTTCCAAGCTTGGACTCTTGTCACTGAAGCTCTCCACTACTGCTGTCAGCAGCAACAAAGTTGTAGATGCAGCTGCTCAAGAAGGTGAATTTAGGGTGTTCATAGTGGCTGGAGAGGTCTCTGGAGATTCTATTGCTTCTCGCCTAATGGTATCCCTCAAGAAGCTGTCTCCATTACCAGTCCGATTTGCTGGAGTTGGGGG GTTCTTGATGTCTAAGGAAGGTTTACAAACCCTGTTTCCTATGGAAGAAATTTCAGTAATGGGCTTATGGGAATTGTTACCACATCTAAATACATTTAGG AAGAAGTTGAAAGAAACCACAGAAGCTGCTCTTCTTTTTCGACCACATGTTGTAATTACTGTTGACTCAAAGGGATTTTCTTTCCGCTTACTAAAGCAGCTGAAAG CAAAATATTTGCTGGAAGACACATGTCCTGTTCATGTTCACTATGTTGCACCATCCTTTTGGGCATGGAAAGGTGGTGAAGCTAGGCTTCAAAATTTATGTAAATTTGTGGACCATATGTTGTGCATTATTCCCTTTGAAGAAGAAATTTGCAGGTTGAATGGATTAGCTGCTACGTATGTTGGTCATCCATTGTTGGAAGATGCTCTAATGCTTAACTTG GAATCTGGTTTCATGTCAAATAATTTGAAGGTGCATAAGTCTGGTGATGTTTTTCGTCGTGAACATGGGATACCTCCTG GAGCAACAATTATTACTTTACTTCCTGGAAGCCGACTCCAAGAAGTTAAACGTATTCTTCCAATATTCTTGAGAACAATAGAAATAATAAGAAACTCATTCTCAGAGTTATCAGTTATCATTCTTGTTGCACCAAATAATCATGTGAAGGACTTGGTGGACAAGATAATCCAGTCATCATCATTGCCAGCCATACTTGTCCCTGGTGCATCATTAGACCAGAAATATGAGGCATTCAGT TGA